A stretch of Paracoccus sp. MA DNA encodes these proteins:
- a CDS encoding tetratricopeptide repeat protein, whose product MANQNDSFIDEVTEDLRRDRLFGLFRRYGWVALLVVLGIVGGAAWREYSRNQAETRARAWGDAVLAAQEGQDPIAALSAVDPAGSAGRKALSEMLAAGAEAEAGLAQKAAERLKAAAATLEGDPLLRDLALLKAVMVAGPAMDAAERDRLLAELSKPGAPFELLALEQKAVALIGAGRQEDAVMLIRQIQQKDGLSEPLRRRLSEMMITLGVEPEQSEGPGPQAVPQAMPAPAAN is encoded by the coding sequence ATGGCCAATCAGAACGACAGCTTCATCGACGAGGTCACCGAGGATCTGCGCCGCGACCGGCTGTTCGGCCTGTTCCGCCGCTATGGCTGGGTCGCGCTTCTGGTCGTCCTGGGCATCGTGGGCGGTGCGGCCTGGCGCGAATATTCCCGCAACCAGGCCGAGACCCGGGCCCGGGCCTGGGGCGACGCGGTGCTCGCGGCGCAAGAGGGCCAGGACCCGATCGCCGCGCTTTCCGCCGTCGATCCGGCCGGGTCCGCCGGCCGCAAGGCGCTGTCCGAGATGCTGGCCGCCGGCGCCGAGGCCGAGGCCGGCCTGGCGCAGAAGGCGGCCGAGCGGCTCAAGGCCGCGGCGGCCACGCTGGAGGGCGACCCGCTGCTGCGCGACCTGGCGCTGCTCAAGGCGGTGATGGTCGCCGGTCCCGCCATGGACGCGGCCGAGCGCGACCGGCTGCTGGCCGAGCTGTCCAAGCCCGGCGCCCCCTTCGAGCTGCTGGCGCTGGAGCAGAAGGCCGTGGCCCTGATCGGCGCCGGCCGGCAGGAGGACGCGGTCATGCTGATCCGCCAGATCCAGCAAAAGGATGGCCTGTCCGAGCCCTTGCGCCGCCGCCTGTCCGAGATGATGATCACGCTGGGCGTCGAGCCCGAGCAGAGCGAGGGACCCGGGCCGCAGGCCGTCCCTCAGGCCATGCCGGCCCCCGCCGCGAACTGA
- a CDS encoding PQQ-binding-like beta-propeller repeat protein: MTRLPLIAALAALTALSACQQRDTILPGERLDPRAVLSPEGPAAEGARAPTTAALSLPPQRANADWAQRAGNAAHAPGNLALGAGTSRIWAAPIGAGSNKRHRVTADPVVAAGLVFALDSQSTVTATTTGGGRAWSRDLRPAGESDRSVSGGGLAFEGNRLFASTGYGELVALDARTGGIAWRQRVEAPIGGAPTVANGVVYVLGRDQTGWAVRASDGKVLWRSFGNKDMAGVMGAPAPAVSGSTVVFPSNTGALTGVDASNGAQLWSANVGGTRLGRSVAYFREMTGDPVISGGTVYAGTSSGGVGAYDLASGMVKWQAREGASSPVLAAGSSVFLVNDQAQLIRLDAANGARVWAQKLPYFTETVIRKQDKVWNHYGPVLAGSKLYLAGSDGYLRVFDPASGALIGTAQIPGGAAAAPAVAGQTLYVVTHDGQLIAYR, from the coding sequence ATGACGAGGCTGCCCCTGATCGCCGCCCTGGCCGCCCTGACCGCCCTTTCGGCCTGCCAGCAGCGCGACACGATCCTGCCCGGAGAACGGCTGGACCCGCGCGCCGTGCTGTCGCCCGAGGGCCCCGCCGCCGAGGGCGCCCGGGCGCCGACCACCGCCGCCCTGTCGCTGCCGCCGCAGCGCGCCAATGCCGACTGGGCGCAGCGCGCCGGCAATGCCGCGCATGCGCCGGGCAACCTGGCCTTGGGCGCGGGAACCAGCCGGATCTGGGCGGCGCCCATCGGTGCGGGGTCGAACAAGCGCCACCGCGTCACCGCCGATCCCGTCGTCGCGGCGGGGCTGGTCTTTGCGCTGGACAGCCAGTCCACCGTCACCGCCACCACCACGGGCGGCGGCCGGGCCTGGAGCCGCGACCTGCGCCCGGCCGGCGAATCCGACCGCAGCGTCTCGGGCGGCGGGCTGGCCTTCGAGGGCAACCGGCTTTTCGCTTCCACCGGCTATGGCGAGCTGGTGGCGCTGGACGCCCGCACCGGCGGCATCGCCTGGCGGCAAAGGGTCGAGGCGCCGATCGGCGGCGCGCCCACGGTGGCGAACGGCGTGGTCTATGTGCTGGGCCGCGACCAGACCGGCTGGGCGGTGCGCGCCAGCGACGGCAAGGTGCTGTGGCGCAGCTTCGGCAACAAGGACATGGCCGGGGTGATGGGCGCGCCGGCGCCGGCGGTGTCGGGCAGCACGGTGGTGTTCCCCTCGAATACCGGCGCGCTGACCGGCGTCGACGCCTCGAACGGCGCCCAGCTCTGGAGCGCCAATGTCGGCGGCACGCGGCTGGGCCGTTCGGTCGCCTATTTCCGCGAGATGACCGGCGATCCGGTCATTTCCGGCGGCACGGTCTATGCCGGCACCAGCTCGGGCGGCGTCGGCGCCTATGACCTGGCCAGCGGCATGGTCAAGTGGCAGGCGCGCGAAGGCGCGTCCAGCCCGGTGCTGGCGGCCGGCAGTTCGGTCTTTCTGGTCAACGACCAGGCGCAGCTGATCCGGCTGGATGCCGCGAACGGCGCCCGGGTCTGGGCGCAGAAACTGCCCTATTTCACCGAAACCGTCATCCGCAAGCAGGACAAGGTCTGGAACCATTACGGTCCGGTGCTGGCGGGATCGAAGCTTTACCTTGCCGGCTCGGACGGCTATCTGCGCGTCTTCGATCCCGCCTCGGGCGCGCTGATCGGCACCGCCCAGATCCCGGGCGGCGCCGCGGCGGCGCCGGCCGTGGCGGGGCAGACCCTTTACGTCGTCACCCATGACGGCCAGTTGATCGCATACAGATGA
- the der gene encoding ribosome biogenesis GTPase Der produces MSFTLAIVGRPNVGKSTLFNRLVGKRLALVDDQPGVTRDLREGAGRLGDLRFIVVDSAGLEIAEDDSLQGRMRRLTERAVDEADVCLFVIDARVGVTAADEYFADILRKRARHVILAANKAEGRAGEAGAMEAYALGLGEPLRISAEHGEGMDDLYRALVPLAEAFEAQNVQQAPETDVAVEDGDEEAEDWRPSAAKPLQIAVIGRPNAGKSTLINKILGEDRLLTGPEAGITRDSISVSTDFMGTPVRIFDTAGMRKKARVTDKVEKLSVADGLRAVRFAEVVVVLLDVGIPFEQQDLRIADFAETEGRAVVVAANKWDLEEDKPEKLKELREAFERLLPQLKGAPLVTVSARTGKGLDRLHNAILKAHEVWNRRIPTARLNQWLGAMTEAHPPPAPGGRRIRLRYITQVKTRPPAFVVMATHTDKLPDSYQRYLVNGLRQDFDMPGTPIRLTFRDQGTKNPYRDKAGKISQSGALSKHKHRQKPKGS; encoded by the coding sequence ATGAGCTTCACCCTCGCCATTGTCGGGCGCCCCAATGTCGGCAAGTCGACGCTGTTCAACCGTCTTGTCGGCAAGCGGCTGGCGCTGGTCGACGACCAGCCCGGCGTGACCCGCGACCTGCGCGAGGGGGCGGGGCGGCTGGGCGACCTGCGCTTCATCGTCGTCGATTCGGCCGGGCTCGAGATCGCCGAGGACGACAGCCTGCAAGGCCGCATGCGCCGCCTGACCGAGCGCGCGGTGGACGAGGCCGATGTCTGCCTGTTCGTGATCGACGCCCGCGTGGGCGTGACGGCGGCCGACGAATATTTCGCCGACATCCTGCGCAAGCGGGCCAGGCACGTGATCCTGGCCGCGAACAAGGCCGAGGGCCGCGCCGGCGAGGCGGGGGCGATGGAGGCCTATGCGCTTGGCCTGGGCGAGCCCCTGCGCATCTCGGCCGAGCATGGCGAGGGCATGGACGACCTCTACCGCGCCCTCGTGCCGTTGGCCGAAGCCTTCGAGGCGCAGAACGTCCAGCAGGCGCCGGAAACCGATGTCGCCGTCGAGGATGGCGACGAGGAAGCAGAGGATTGGCGCCCCTCGGCCGCGAAGCCCTTGCAGATCGCGGTGATCGGCCGGCCGAATGCCGGGAAATCGACGCTCATCAACAAGATCCTGGGCGAGGACCGGCTGCTGACCGGGCCCGAGGCCGGCATCACCCGCGATTCGATCAGCGTCAGCACCGATTTCATGGGCACGCCGGTGCGCATCTTCGACACCGCCGGGATGCGCAAGAAGGCGCGTGTCACCGACAAGGTGGAAAAGCTTTCCGTCGCCGACGGGTTGCGCGCCGTGCGCTTCGCCGAGGTGGTGGTGGTGCTTCTGGACGTGGGCATCCCCTTCGAGCAGCAGGACCTGCGCATCGCCGATTTTGCCGAGACCGAGGGCCGCGCCGTGGTCGTCGCGGCGAACAAGTGGGACCTGGAAGAGGACAAGCCCGAGAAGCTCAAGGAACTGCGCGAGGCTTTCGAGCGGCTCTTGCCGCAGCTGAAGGGCGCGCCGCTGGTCACGGTCTCGGCCCGAACCGGCAAGGGGCTGGACCGGCTGCACAACGCGATCCTCAAAGCGCATGAGGTCTGGAACCGCCGCATCCCGACCGCGCGGCTGAACCAGTGGCTGGGCGCGATGACCGAGGCGCATCCGCCCCCGGCGCCGGGCGGCCGCCGCATCCGGCTGCGCTATATCACCCAGGTCAAGACCCGCCCGCCGGCCTTCGTGGTCATGGCGACCCATACCGACAAGCTACCCGACAGCTACCAGCGCTATCTGGTCAACGGGCTGCGGCAGGATTTCGACATGCCCGGCACGCCGATCCGTCTGACCTTCCGCGACCAGGGCACCAAGAACCCCTACAGGGACAAGGCCGGCAAGATCAGCCAGTCCGGCGCGCTGTCCAAGCACAAGCACCGGCAGAAGCCGAAGGGCAGCTAG
- the serS gene encoding serine--tRNA ligase: protein MHDIRAIRENPAAFDAALALRNLPPVSPEILSLDADRRSRIAAAEAAQAEQNKASKEAGAAKGRGEEAEFQRLRALVTAKKDETARLQAEATALDAKLRELLLTVPNLPLDSVPPGKDEDDNVEIRRWGAPREFDFAPREHFEIEGVKPGMDFETAAKLSGSRFVVLKGGVARIHRALAQFMLDLHSGEHGLEETWAPVLVLSEMMEGTGQLPKFGEDSYQTREGWWLIPTSEVTLTNTVHGDLIDHASLPRRMVAHSQCFRSEAGSAGRDTAGMLRQHQFEKVEMVSITDAESGVAEHARMTRCAETVLERLGLPYRTIVLCGGDMGFGARITHDLEVWLPGQGKYREISSVSYCGDFQARRMNARYRPAGGGKPEFLHTLNGSGLAVGRTLIAVLENGQQADGSVLLPEALHPYLGGRTRLGVDGVLA, encoded by the coding sequence ATGCACGACATCCGCGCCATCCGCGAGAATCCCGCCGCTTTCGACGCTGCGCTTGCATTGCGCAACCTGCCGCCGGTTTCGCCCGAGATCCTGTCGCTGGATGCCGACCGCCGTTCCCGCATCGCGGCCGCCGAGGCCGCGCAGGCCGAGCAGAACAAGGCCAGCAAGGAGGCCGGCGCCGCCAAGGGCCGCGGCGAGGAGGCCGAGTTCCAGCGCCTGCGCGCCCTGGTCACCGCCAAGAAGGACGAGACCGCCCGGCTGCAGGCCGAGGCAACGGCCTTGGACGCCAAGCTGCGCGAGCTGCTGCTGACCGTTCCGAACCTGCCGCTGGACAGCGTGCCGCCGGGCAAGGACGAGGATGACAATGTCGAGATCCGGCGCTGGGGCGCGCCGCGCGAATTCGACTTCGCCCCGCGCGAGCATTTCGAGATCGAGGGCGTGAAGCCCGGCATGGATTTCGAGACCGCCGCGAAGCTCTCCGGCTCGCGTTTCGTGGTGCTGAAGGGCGGCGTCGCCCGCATCCACCGCGCGCTGGCGCAGTTCATGCTGGACCTGCATAGCGGCGAGCATGGGCTGGAAGAGACCTGGGCTCCGGTTCTCGTGCTTTCGGAGATGATGGAAGGCACCGGGCAGTTGCCGAAATTCGGCGAGGACAGCTATCAGACCCGAGAGGGCTGGTGGCTGATCCCGACCTCGGAGGTCACGCTGACCAACACCGTGCATGGCGATCTGATCGATCATGCCAGCCTGCCGCGGCGCATGGTGGCGCATAGCCAGTGCTTCCGCTCGGAAGCCGGCAGCGCCGGGCGCGACACGGCGGGGATGCTGCGTCAGCACCAGTTCGAGAAGGTCGAGATGGTCTCGATCACCGATGCGGAATCGGGGGTCGCGGAACATGCCCGCATGACCCGCTGCGCCGAGACGGTGCTGGAGCGGCTGGGCCTGCCCTATCGCACCATCGTGCTGTGCGGCGGTGACATGGGCTTCGGCGCCCGCATCACCCATGACCTGGAAGTCTGGCTGCCCGGACAGGGCAAGTATCGCGAGATCTCCTCGGTCAGCTATTGCGGCGATTTCCAGGCGCGGCGGATGAACGCCCGCTATCGTCCGGCAGGCGGCGGCAAGCCGGAATTCCTCCATACGCTGAACGGCTCGGGGCTGGCGGTGGGGCGCACGCTGATCGCGGTGCTGGAAAACGGCCAGCAGGCGGACGGCTCGGTCCTGCTGCCCGAGGCGCTGCACCCCTATCTGGGCGGCAGGACGCGGCTGGGCGTGGACGGCGTGCTGGCCTGA
- a CDS encoding SoxS protein, which translates to MLTRRTILAGMAAMAAAGPVLAAPGLQLLMVRRKGCVYCAQWDREIAPVYGRHPEGRAAPLLMVDLDGPYPDGLALARRPWLTPSFILLQGGVELARFEGYPGQERFFGVLRDMLAQAAG; encoded by the coding sequence ATGCTGACGCGGCGGACGATTCTGGCCGGGATGGCGGCGATGGCGGCGGCGGGGCCGGTCCTGGCGGCCCCGGGGCTGCAGCTGCTGATGGTGCGGCGCAAGGGCTGCGTCTATTGCGCGCAATGGGATCGCGAGATCGCCCCGGTCTATGGCCGGCATCCCGAGGGGCGCGCGGCGCCGCTGCTGATGGTCGATCTGGACGGCCCCTATCCCGACGGGCTGGCGCTGGCGCGGCGGCCCTGGCTGACCCCGAGCTTCATCCTGCTGCAGGGCGGCGTCGAACTGGCGCGATTCGAGGGCTATCCGGGGCAGGAGCGGTTCTTCGGCGTCTTGCGCGACATGCTGGCCCAGGCGGCGGGCTGA
- the meaB gene encoding methylmalonyl Co-A mutase-associated GTPase MeaB, protein MDELTEPLTQGNRRALSRAITLIESTRPDHRARAVALLAELPERQALRIGLSGTPGVGKSTFIEAFGKLLTAQGLKVAVLAVDPSSARSGGSILGDKTRMETLSRDPNAFIRPSPSRAELGGVARRTRETVRLCEAAGFDVVLIETVGVGQSETLVAEMSDLFILLLAPAGGDELQGVKRGIMEIADIILVNKADGDLRETAMRTVADYAGALRLLRKRPYDPEGYPKALPVSAYTGEGLDKAWTNMTWLADWRREHGHFETRRAEQARHWFLSELRAGLLARLDRPEVRARLRELGDAVARGDSDPDSAAARMLDWLGAAECDSLIAGRQAHERRA, encoded by the coding sequence ATGGACGAACTGACCGAACCCCTGACGCAGGGCAATCGCCGCGCGCTGTCCCGCGCGATCACGCTGATCGAAAGCACCCGCCCCGACCACCGCGCCCGCGCCGTGGCGCTGCTCGCGGAATTGCCCGAGCGGCAGGCGCTGCGCATCGGCCTGTCGGGCACGCCGGGGGTCGGCAAGTCTACCTTCATCGAGGCTTTCGGCAAGCTCTTGACCGCGCAGGGCCTCAAGGTCGCGGTGCTGGCCGTCGATCCCAGCTCGGCGCGCTCGGGCGGCTCGATCCTGGGCGACAAGACCCGGATGGAGACGCTGTCGCGCGATCCCAACGCCTTCATCCGCCCCTCGCCTTCGCGCGCCGAACTCGGCGGCGTGGCGCGCCGCACCCGCGAAACCGTGCGGCTCTGCGAGGCGGCGGGCTTCGACGTGGTGCTGATCGAGACCGTGGGCGTCGGGCAAAGCGAAACCCTGGTGGCCGAGATGTCCGACCTGTTCATCCTGCTGCTCGCCCCGGCCGGCGGCGACGAACTGCAAGGCGTCAAGCGTGGCATCATGGAGATCGCCGACATCATCCTGGTCAACAAGGCCGATGGCGATCTGCGCGAGACCGCCATGCGCACCGTCGCCGATTATGCCGGCGCGCTGCGGCTCTTGCGCAAGCGCCCCTACGACCCCGAGGGCTACCCCAAGGCGCTGCCGGTCTCGGCCTATACCGGCGAGGGGCTGGACAAGGCCTGGACCAACATGACCTGGCTGGCCGACTGGCGGCGCGAGCACGGGCATTTCGAAACCCGCCGGGCCGAGCAGGCGCGGCACTGGTTCCTGTCGGAACTGCGCGCCGGGCTGCTGGCGCGGCTCGACCGCCCCGAGGTGCGCGCCCGGCTGCGCGAGCTGGGCGATGCCGTGGCGCGCGGCGACAGCGATCCCGATTCGGCAGCGGCCCGGATGCTCGACTGGCTGGGCGCCGCCGAATGCGACTCGCTGATCGCCGGGCGGCAGGCGCATGAGCGCCGGGCCTGA
- a CDS encoding methylated-DNA--[protein]-cysteine S-methyltransferase, with translation MSAGPDPQADPGALLAALPGPPQGPAELLAAWFDTPLGGMIAVADQERLHLLEFLERAALPAELRRLAARGRIGPGRTAVTDRTEAQIAGYFAGERAAFDLPLVLHGTDFQQQVWRELQRLSAGTTTSYAELARRIGRPSAVRAVARANGANQIAVVIPCHRVIGSDGGLTGYGGGLWRKQALIRHEAEGFRVAKGRAGAENPGEKA, from the coding sequence ATGAGCGCCGGGCCTGATCCGCAGGCCGATCCCGGCGCGCTGCTGGCTGCGCTGCCGGGCCCGCCGCAGGGGCCGGCCGAGCTGCTGGCCGCATGGTTCGACACGCCCCTGGGCGGCATGATCGCGGTCGCCGACCAGGAGCGGCTGCACCTGCTGGAATTCCTCGAACGCGCGGCGCTGCCGGCCGAGTTGCGCCGCCTTGCCGCCAGGGGCCGCATCGGTCCGGGCCGCACCGCCGTCACCGACCGGACCGAGGCGCAGATCGCCGGCTATTTCGCCGGCGAACGGGCGGCTTTCGACCTGCCGCTGGTCCTGCACGGCACCGATTTCCAGCAGCAGGTCTGGCGGGAATTGCAGCGCCTGTCCGCGGGCACGACCACCAGCTATGCCGAACTGGCGCGGCGTATCGGCCGGCCTTCCGCGGTCCGCGCCGTGGCGCGGGCCAATGGCGCGAACCAGATCGCGGTGGTGATTCCCTGCCATCGGGTGATCGGTTCGGATGGCGGGCTGACCGGCTATGGCGGCGGGCTGTGGCGCAAGCAGGCGCTGATCCGCCACGAGGCCGAGGGGTTTCGCGTCGCGAAGGGCCGGGCGGGGGCGGAAAACCCGGGCGAAAAGGCTTGA
- the rpmB gene encoding 50S ribosomal protein L28 — protein MSRVCELTGKGPMSGNNVSHANNKTRRRFLPNLNEVSLLSEKLGRSYQLRISAAALRSVDHRGGLDAFLAKAKDAELSDRALKIKRELAKA, from the coding sequence ATGTCGCGCGTTTGCGAACTGACCGGCAAGGGCCCGATGAGCGGCAACAACGTCTCCCACGCCAACAACAAGACTCGTCGCCGGTTTCTGCCGAACCTGAACGAAGTCTCGCTGCTGTCGGAAAAGCTGGGCCGCAGCTACCAGCTGCGCATCTCGGCCGCGGCGCTGCGTTCGGTCGACCACCGCGGCGGCCTCGACGCCTTCCTGGCGAAAGCCAAGGATGCCGAGCTGTCGGATCGCGCCCTGAAGATCAAGCGCGAGCTGGCGAAAGCCTGA
- a CDS encoding copper chaperone PCu(A)C, with product MKPLLPALCLALLPPAAMAQDLVLRDGYARAANPRSAAAFMVIENRGAAPCTLSAVASDTAERVALHTHREEGGVMRMVQAGPIEIPAGGSHPLARGGDHVMLMGLKRPLQDGDTLVLMLDFGGCGTIEARLPVDNGRMPGHGAMAH from the coding sequence ATGAAGCCCCTGCTGCCCGCCCTTTGCCTCGCTTTGCTGCCGCCTGCCGCCATGGCGCAGGATCTGGTGCTGCGCGACGGCTATGCCCGCGCCGCCAATCCCCGCTCTGCCGCCGCCTTCATGGTGATCGAGAATCGCGGCGCGGCGCCCTGCACGCTTTCGGCGGTCGCCTCGGACACGGCCGAGCGGGTGGCGCTGCACACGCATCGCGAGGAGGGCGGGGTGATGCGGATGGTCCAGGCCGGGCCGATCGAGATTCCCGCCGGCGGCAGCCACCCGCTGGCGCGGGGCGGCGATCATGTCATGCTGATGGGGCTGAAGCGGCCCCTGCAAGACGGCGACACGCTGGTGCTCATGCTGGATTTCGGCGGCTGCGGCACAATCGAGGCACGCTTGCCGGTGGACAACGGCCGCATGCCCGGCCACGGCGCGATGGCGCATTAG
- a CDS encoding arylesterase — translation MMLRTLVLILALAAAPAAAAPLRILAFGDSLTEGYGLPSRDGLVPQLQAWLKARGHDVVVLNGGLSGDTTAGGRVRIGYSLARHKPDAVIVELGGNDLLMGFSPQTVEDNLHSILKQAGKGDKPLLLVGIALPDEDAPQREEWAGIWPRLGARHGALVLENLYQPLYDGPGEAYMSLLQSDGLHASAQGVRLIVEALGPKVEELIARAATRR, via the coding sequence ATGATGCTGCGAACCCTTGTCCTGATCCTGGCGCTCGCCGCCGCACCGGCGGCCGCGGCGCCGTTGCGCATCCTCGCCTTCGGCGACAGCCTGACCGAGGGCTACGGCCTGCCCTCGCGCGACGGGCTGGTGCCGCAATTGCAGGCCTGGCTGAAGGCGCGGGGCCATGACGTGGTGGTGCTGAACGGCGGGCTGTCCGGCGACACCACCGCCGGCGGGCGGGTGCGGATCGGCTATTCGCTGGCCCGCCACAAGCCCGACGCGGTGATCGTCGAGCTGGGGGGCAACGACCTGCTGATGGGCTTTTCCCCGCAGACGGTCGAGGACAACCTGCACTCGATCCTGAAACAGGCCGGCAAGGGCGACAAGCCGCTGCTGCTGGTCGGCATCGCCCTGCCCGACGAGGACGCGCCGCAACGCGAGGAATGGGCGGGGATCTGGCCGCGCCTCGGCGCCCGGCACGGCGCGCTCGTGCTGGAGAACCTGTATCAGCCGCTCTACGACGGGCCGGGCGAAGCCTATATGTCGCTGCTGCAAAGCGACGGACTGCATGCCTCGGCCCAGGGGGTCAGGCTGATCGTCGAGGCGCTGGGGCCCAAGGTCGAGGAACTGATCGCCCGGGCCGCAACCCGGCGCTAA
- a CDS encoding heavy metal translocating P-type ATPase: MKHLQNDAELTVTGMSCASCVGRVEKALAAVPGVENPQVNLATGRAHFRLTAPEALPRAVEALAHAGYPAESRLTRLGIEGMSCASCVGRVEKALAAMPGVSSAQVNLATGSAAIRHSPAVAPQALADAVTAKGYPAQVQAEAGHHMHDHGDDAAALKRNFLIALALTLPVFVAEMGGHAFPAFHHWLHMALGQQTLWVLEFLLTSAVLAGPGRMFFRIGIPALMRRAPEMNSLVALGASAAWAYSTVATFAPGLLPADSVHVYFEAAAVIVTLILLGRWLEARAKGRAGDAIRRLIELAPDSAHVERDGRIVEIPVAELRPGDIVHLKPGERVAVDGVLTEGSGAVDESMLTGEPVPVAKNPGDAVTGGTVNGNAALAYRVTATGGDTVLARIIRMVEDAQATKLPVQALVDRITAVFVPVVIGLAALSFALWMIFTGSPGQALVAAISVLIIACPCAMGLAVPVSIMVGTGRGAELGVLFRRGDALQRLADARIVGFDKTGTLTQGAPALTALEAEEIAPLEALRLAAAAEARSEHPLAAAILAAARDKGLELPAAEAVQAAAGRGLSARVEGRALLIGNAAALAEAGITPSPALIAAAEGWAAQGATPVHLAVEGRHAAAMALADPIRPEAAEAIAALHGLGLQTAMISGDVQATAEAVGRKLGIDRVTAGVLPEGKLAAIREMGPGTVFVGDGINDAPALAAAETGIAIGTGTDVAIESAEVVLVGGDPAGVARAIRLSRSVMRNIRQNLFWAFGYNVALIPVAMGALVPFGGPQLSPMLGAGAMALSSVFVVSNALRLRRAG; encoded by the coding sequence ATGAAACATCTCCAGAACGATGCCGAGCTGACCGTCACCGGCATGAGTTGCGCCTCTTGCGTGGGGCGCGTCGAAAAGGCCCTGGCCGCCGTGCCGGGCGTCGAGAACCCGCAGGTCAACCTGGCCACCGGCCGGGCGCATTTCCGCCTGACCGCGCCCGAGGCCCTGCCCCGCGCCGTCGAGGCGCTGGCACATGCCGGCTACCCCGCCGAGTCCCGACTGACCCGGCTGGGCATCGAGGGCATGAGCTGCGCCTCCTGCGTGGGCCGGGTCGAAAAGGCGCTGGCCGCCATGCCGGGCGTGAGTTCGGCTCAGGTGAACCTCGCCACCGGCAGCGCCGCCATCCGGCATTCGCCCGCCGTCGCGCCGCAGGCGCTGGCCGATGCGGTGACCGCCAAGGGTTACCCCGCGCAGGTGCAGGCCGAGGCCGGCCACCACATGCACGACCACGGCGACGATGCGGCCGCACTGAAGCGCAATTTCCTGATCGCCCTGGCCCTGACCCTGCCCGTCTTCGTGGCCGAGATGGGCGGCCATGCCTTCCCGGCCTTCCATCACTGGCTGCACATGGCGCTTGGCCAGCAGACGCTCTGGGTGCTGGAATTCCTGCTGACCAGCGCCGTGCTCGCCGGGCCGGGGCGGATGTTCTTCCGCATCGGCATCCCCGCGCTGATGCGCCGGGCGCCCGAGATGAACAGCCTGGTGGCGCTGGGGGCCTCGGCGGCCTGGGCCTACTCGACCGTGGCGACCTTCGCGCCGGGTCTCTTGCCGGCGGATTCGGTGCATGTCTATTTCGAGGCCGCCGCCGTCATCGTCACGCTGATCCTGCTGGGCCGCTGGCTGGAAGCCCGCGCCAAGGGCCGGGCCGGCGACGCCATCCGCCGGCTGATCGAACTGGCCCCCGACAGCGCCCATGTCGAGCGCGACGGCCGCATCGTCGAAATCCCGGTGGCCGAGCTGCGCCCCGGCGACATCGTGCATCTGAAACCGGGCGAGCGGGTGGCCGTGGACGGCGTGCTGACCGAGGGCAGCGGCGCCGTGGACGAATCCATGCTGACGGGCGAGCCGGTACCGGTCGCCAAGAACCCCGGCGATGCGGTGACGGGCGGCACGGTGAACGGCAATGCGGCGCTGGCCTATCGCGTCACCGCGACCGGCGGCGACACGGTGCTGGCCCGCATCATCCGCATGGTCGAGGACGCGCAGGCCACCAAGCTGCCGGTGCAGGCGCTGGTGGACCGGATCACCGCGGTCTTCGTGCCGGTGGTGATCGGGCTGGCGGCCCTGAGCTTCGCGCTGTGGATGATCTTCACCGGCTCGCCGGGTCAGGCGCTGGTGGCGGCGATCTCGGTCCTGATCATCGCCTGCCCCTGCGCCATGGGGCTGGCGGTGCCGGTCTCGATCATGGTCGGCACCGGGCGCGGGGCCGAGCTGGGCGTGCTGTTCCGGCGCGGCGATGCGCTGCAAAGGCTGGCCGATGCCCGCATCGTCGGCTTCGACAAGACCGGCACGCTGACCCAAGGCGCGCCCGCCCTGACCGCGCTGGAGGCCGAGGAGATCGCGCCCCTTGAGGCGCTGCGCCTTGCCGCCGCGGCCGAGGCGCGCTCGGAACATCCGCTGGCCGCCGCCATCCTCGCCGCCGCCCGCGACAAGGGGCTGGAGCTGCCCGCGGCCGAGGCCGTGCAAGCCGCCGCCGGGCGCGGGCTTTCGGCGCGGGTCGAGGGGCGCGCGCTGCTGATCGGCAATGCCGCCGCGCTGGCCGAGGCCGGCATCACCCCTTCGCCCGCGCTGATCGCCGCGGCCGAGGGCTGGGCGGCGCAAGGCGCGACCCCGGTGCATCTGGCGGTGGAGGGCCGCCACGCCGCCGCCATGGCGCTGGCCGATCCCATCCGCCCCGAGGCGGCCGAGGCCATCGCCGCGCTGCACGGGCTGGGCCTGCAGACCGCGATGATCTCGGGCGACGTGCAGGCCACGGCCGAGGCGGTGGGCCGCAAGCTGGGCATCGACCGCGTGACCGCCGGCGTGCTGCCCGAGGGCAAGCTGGCCGCCATCCGCGAGATGGGGCCGGGCACGGTCTTCGTCGGCGACGGCATCAACGACGCCCCGGCCCTGGCCGCGGCCGAGACCGGCATCGCCATCGGCACCGGCACCGACGTCGCCATCGAATCGGCCGAGGTGGTGCTGGTCGGCGGCGATCCGGCGGGCGTGGCGCGGGCCATCCGCCTGTCACGCAGCGTCATGCGCAATATCCGGCAGAATCTGTTCTGGGCCTTCGGTTACAATGTCGCCCTGATTCCCGTGGCCATGGGGGCGCTGGTGCCCTTCGGCGGGCCGCAATTGTCACCCATGCTGGGGGCCGGGGCGATGGCACTCTCCTCGGTCTTCGTGGTCAGTAACGCGTTGCGATTGAGGCGTGCCGGATGA